The following proteins are encoded in a genomic region of Thiomicrospira sp. R3:
- a CDS encoding phosphomannomutase/phosphoglucomutase — translation MNTDLWLKLQNGSDIRGIALDGIANEPVNLTADIANSIGQAFALWLSQKLNIPLAQLRISVGRDSRISGPLLTQSVCEGLLARQAQVTDFGLASTPAMFMSTLVNEAQAKPGFHGAMMITASHLPFNRNGFKFFTDQGGLEKQDITQLLTLAATCAPMACESQASQLDFMADYATGLVEKVREGIAHPLDYQQPLRGLKILVDAGNGAGGFFVERVLKPLGADTTGSQFLDPDGAFPNHVPNPEDATAMQSIRDAVLAHHADFGIIFDTDVDRSAAVDHLGQELNRNRLIALISAILLQQHPGATIVTDSVTSDGLTDFIEGALKGKHHRFKRGYKNVINEAIRLNQQGVLSPLAIETSGHAALKENHFLDDGAYLITKLLIELAKAKLQQQSLGDLIASLKEPVEDKEVRYVIRQDNFHAYGQGVLDALSQFVAEQADWHLVPNNVEGLRVQCRSAEEQGWFLLRLSLHDPVLALNIESDVEGGVAKILGRLESFIARFNDLSLRGC, via the coding sequence ATGAACACCGATCTATGGCTTAAGTTGCAAAATGGTTCTGATATTCGTGGGATTGCATTAGATGGTATCGCAAACGAGCCGGTCAATTTAACTGCTGATATAGCGAATAGTATTGGTCAGGCCTTTGCGCTTTGGCTGAGTCAAAAGTTGAACATCCCGCTTGCACAGCTTCGTATTTCGGTGGGGCGTGATAGTCGGATTTCCGGTCCGTTATTAACTCAAAGTGTGTGCGAAGGATTATTGGCGCGTCAGGCACAGGTAACGGATTTTGGTCTGGCTTCCACTCCGGCGATGTTTATGTCAACGCTCGTCAACGAAGCGCAAGCTAAGCCGGGTTTTCATGGCGCGATGATGATTACTGCAAGCCATTTGCCGTTTAATCGGAATGGTTTTAAGTTTTTTACCGATCAGGGCGGGCTTGAAAAACAAGATATTACGCAGCTTCTTACGCTGGCGGCTACTTGTGCGCCGATGGCTTGTGAAAGCCAAGCGAGTCAGCTCGATTTTATGGCGGACTATGCGACAGGCCTGGTCGAAAAGGTGCGCGAGGGTATTGCGCATCCCCTCGATTATCAGCAACCTTTGCGCGGGTTAAAAATCCTGGTTGATGCCGGTAATGGGGCGGGGGGATTTTTTGTTGAGCGTGTACTGAAACCTTTGGGCGCAGACACCACGGGGAGTCAGTTTTTAGACCCGGATGGGGCTTTTCCAAATCATGTACCTAACCCCGAAGATGCGACGGCGATGCAATCAATTCGGGATGCGGTGCTTGCGCATCACGCAGATTTCGGGATTATTTTTGATACGGACGTGGATCGCAGTGCGGCGGTGGATCATCTGGGGCAGGAATTAAATCGAAACAGATTAATTGCGTTGATTTCCGCGATTCTGCTTCAGCAACATCCGGGTGCAACCATTGTCACCGACTCGGTAACGTCGGATGGTTTGACGGACTTTATTGAAGGGGCGTTAAAGGGCAAGCATCATCGCTTTAAGCGCGGTTATAAAAATGTGATTAATGAAGCGATTCGCTTAAATCAACAAGGGGTTTTGTCGCCGCTTGCGATTGAAACCTCCGGCCATGCCGCCTTAAAAGAAAATCATTTTCTCGATGATGGCGCTTACTTAATCACCAAACTCTTGATTGAACTTGCCAAGGCTAAACTTCAACAGCAATCGCTCGGCGACTTGATTGCTTCGCTTAAAGAACCGGTTGAAGATAAAGAGGTGCGCTATGTTATCCGACAAGATAACTTTCACGCTTATGGGCAAGGCGTGTTGGACGCGCTGAGCCAATTTGTCGCCGAACAAGCGGATTGGCATCTCGTGCCAAATAATGTTGAAGGACTTCGCGTACAATGTCGATCAGCCGAAGAGCAAGGTTGGTTCTTGCTGCGTTTATCCTTGCATGATCCGGTGTTGGCATTGAATATTGAGTCGGACGTTGAAGGGGGAGTCGCTAAGATATTAGGCCGTTTAGAAAGCTTTATTGCCCGGTTTAATGATCTTAGCCTTAGGGGGTGTTGA